Proteins co-encoded in one Kutzneria chonburiensis genomic window:
- a CDS encoding proline--tRNA ligase, which yields MITRMSSLFLRTLREDPADAEVPSHKLLVRAGYVRRVAPGGYSWLPLGLRTLRRIEQVVREEMDAIGAQEIHFPALLPREPYEATNRWTEYGPNLFRLKDRKGADYLLGPTHEELFTLTVKGEYSSYKDYPVTLYQIQTKYRDEARPRAGILRGREFVMKDSYSFDLDDEGLARSYQAHRDAYVRIFDRLGLEYVVVKATSGAMGGSASEEFLAVAPTGEDTFVRSTESDYAANVEAVVTPAPAAQPIDGKAEAKVLATPNTPTIATLVEFFNNAGLGREFTAADTLKNVLLKTRRPGEDKWELLAIGVPGDREVDQKRLEAALEPAEVAMLDETDFAANPFLVKGYIGPKALLDNGVRYLVDPRVVTGTAWITGADQDGHHVMDLVVGRDFVPSGTVDVAEVREGDASPDGKGTLVAARGIEIGHVFQLGRKYADAFGLDALGPDSKPIRITMGSYGVGVSRLVAVIAEQYFDDRGLVWPRIVAPADVHVVIAGKDDAVREGAEKLAAELSAAGIEVLLDDRKASPGVKFADAELIGVPTILVVGRGLASGVVEIKDRATGERGDVPVDEAVAQLVKLVRG from the coding sequence GTGATCACGAGGATGTCGTCGTTGTTCCTGCGCACGCTGCGCGAGGACCCGGCGGACGCCGAGGTGCCCAGCCACAAGCTGCTGGTCCGCGCCGGTTACGTCCGCCGCGTCGCACCGGGCGGCTACTCGTGGCTGCCGCTCGGCCTGCGCACGCTGCGCCGGATCGAGCAGGTCGTGCGGGAGGAGATGGACGCGATCGGCGCGCAGGAGATCCATTTCCCCGCGCTGCTGCCCCGCGAGCCCTACGAGGCGACCAACCGGTGGACCGAGTACGGCCCCAACCTGTTCCGCCTCAAGGACCGCAAGGGCGCCGACTACCTGCTCGGCCCGACCCACGAGGAGCTGTTCACGCTCACCGTGAAGGGCGAGTACAGCTCCTACAAGGACTACCCGGTCACGCTGTACCAGATCCAGACCAAGTACCGGGACGAGGCGCGGCCCCGCGCCGGCATCCTGCGCGGCCGCGAGTTCGTGATGAAGGACTCGTACTCCTTCGACCTGGACGACGAGGGCCTTGCCCGGTCCTACCAGGCGCACCGCGACGCGTACGTGCGCATCTTCGACCGCCTCGGCCTCGAGTACGTGGTGGTGAAGGCGACGTCCGGCGCCATGGGCGGCTCGGCCTCCGAGGAGTTCCTGGCCGTCGCGCCGACCGGCGAGGACACCTTCGTCCGCAGCACCGAGTCGGACTACGCGGCCAACGTCGAGGCGGTCGTCACGCCCGCGCCCGCGGCCCAGCCGATCGACGGCAAGGCCGAGGCGAAGGTACTCGCCACGCCCAACACGCCGACCATCGCCACGCTGGTCGAGTTCTTCAACAACGCCGGTCTCGGCCGTGAGTTCACCGCTGCCGACACGTTGAAGAACGTGCTGCTCAAGACCCGCCGTCCCGGCGAGGACAAGTGGGAGCTGCTGGCCATCGGCGTGCCCGGCGACCGCGAGGTGGACCAGAAGCGGCTGGAGGCGGCCCTGGAGCCGGCCGAGGTCGCGATGCTGGACGAGACCGACTTCGCCGCGAACCCCTTCCTGGTCAAGGGCTACATCGGCCCGAAGGCGCTGCTGGACAACGGTGTGCGCTACCTGGTCGACCCCCGCGTGGTCACCGGCACCGCCTGGATCACCGGCGCCGACCAGGACGGCCACCACGTGATGGACCTGGTGGTGGGCCGCGACTTCGTGCCCAGCGGCACGGTCGACGTGGCCGAGGTGCGCGAGGGCGACGCCTCGCCGGACGGCAAGGGCACCCTGGTGGCGGCCCGCGGCATCGAGATCGGCCACGTGTTCCAGCTGGGCCGCAAGTACGCCGACGCCTTCGGGCTGGACGCGCTGGGTCCGGACAGCAAGCCCATCCGGATCACCATGGGTTCCTACGGCGTCGGCGTCTCGCGGCTGGTCGCCGTGATCGCCGAGCAGTACTTCGACGACCGTGGCCTGGTGTGGCCCCGGATCGTCGCGCCGGCCGACGTGCACGTGGTCATCGCCGGCAAGGACGACGCGGTCCGCGAGGGCGCCGAGAAGCTGGCCGCCGAGCTGTCGGCCGCCGGCATCGAGGTGCTGCTGGACGACCGCAAGGCCTCGCCCGGCGTGAAGTTCGCCGACGCCGAGCTGATCGGCGTGCCGACCATCCTGGTCGTCGGCCGCGGCCTGGCCAGCGGCGTCGTCGAGATCAAGGACCGGGCCACCGGCGAGCGCGGCGACGTCCCGGTGGACGAGGCCGTGGCGCAGCTGGTCAAGCTGGTCCGGGGCTGA
- a CDS encoding glutamine synthetase family protein, with protein sequence MATNETIPADVPEVDPLVERLRAQDVEVVALSFVDNAGIARVKTVPLPKLAAAVRSGVGASPCFETFCFDDIMVQGRFLGGPDGDLRLVPDLARIVPLAAQTGWAWVPADKFHQEGGRFEACQRAFAAAQVEAAAARGLELRMAFETEWALLTPSGEPVFDGPAYGSIRLEQIADYSRELLAVLRAQDVNVEQFHPEYAAGQLEVSVEHNDPVGAADDVLLVRHTIRRVSHLHGWRSSFAPVLTPDAVGSGAHLHLSVVDQFSGGGGPFGLPPVGEAFLAGVLRELPALVAVGAGNPASFLRAAPSRWAGVWQAWGRETREAAVRFITGVAGLGATAANAEVKCFDATANPYLVVGSVIAAGLAGVDEGLRLPPPITGDPANLEESVRIAAGVQRLPESPAAAANAFASSKVLAEAMGEVLHDSVLTVRRGEAERFADASPAELAALTRWRW encoded by the coding sequence ATGGCGACCAACGAGACCATTCCGGCGGATGTCCCCGAGGTCGACCCACTGGTCGAACGGCTGCGGGCCCAGGACGTCGAGGTGGTCGCGCTGTCCTTCGTGGACAACGCCGGCATCGCGCGGGTGAAGACGGTGCCGCTGCCCAAGTTGGCGGCCGCCGTACGGTCCGGCGTCGGGGCGTCGCCGTGCTTCGAGACCTTCTGCTTCGACGACATCATGGTGCAGGGCCGGTTCCTCGGCGGTCCCGACGGCGACCTCCGGCTCGTGCCGGACCTGGCCCGGATCGTGCCGCTGGCCGCGCAGACCGGGTGGGCGTGGGTGCCCGCGGACAAGTTCCACCAGGAAGGCGGCCGGTTCGAAGCGTGCCAGCGTGCCTTCGCGGCGGCGCAGGTCGAGGCGGCCGCGGCGCGTGGGCTGGAGCTGCGGATGGCGTTCGAGACGGAGTGGGCGCTGCTGACCCCGTCCGGCGAGCCCGTCTTCGACGGCCCGGCCTATGGCTCGATCCGACTGGAGCAGATCGCCGACTACAGCCGTGAGCTCCTGGCTGTGCTGCGCGCGCAGGACGTCAACGTCGAGCAGTTCCACCCCGAGTACGCCGCCGGGCAGCTGGAGGTGTCGGTCGAGCACAACGACCCGGTCGGCGCGGCCGACGACGTGCTGCTGGTCCGGCACACCATCCGGCGGGTCAGTCACCTGCACGGGTGGCGGTCCAGTTTCGCCCCGGTGCTCACCCCCGACGCCGTCGGCAGCGGCGCACATCTCCATCTGTCCGTTGTGGACCAGTTCAGCGGCGGCGGCGGTCCGTTCGGGTTGCCGCCGGTCGGCGAGGCGTTCCTGGCCGGGGTGTTGCGTGAGCTGCCGGCGCTCGTCGCGGTCGGCGCCGGCAATCCGGCCAGCTTCCTGCGCGCGGCGCCGTCGCGGTGGGCCGGCGTCTGGCAGGCGTGGGGCCGGGAGACCCGGGAGGCGGCGGTCCGGTTCATCACCGGCGTGGCCGGCCTCGGCGCGACGGCCGCCAATGCCGAGGTGAAGTGCTTCGACGCGACGGCCAACCCGTACCTCGTGGTCGGCTCCGTCATCGCCGCCGGTCTGGCCGGCGTCGACGAGGGACTGCGGCTGCCGCCGCCCATCACGGGGGATCCCGCAAATCTGGAGGAAAGCGTACGAATTGCTGCCGGTGTGCAACGGCTGCCGGAATCGCCGGCGGCGGCCGCAAACGCTTTCGCCTCGTCGAAGGTGCTGGCCGAGGCGATGGGGGAGGTGCTGCACGACAGCGTGCTCACCGTCCGCCGAGGGGAAGCCGAACGGTTCGCCGACGCGTCGCCGGCCGAGTTGGCCGCGCTCACCCGGTGGCGGTGGTAG
- a CDS encoding amidohydrolase family protein: MVTDDLVLVDQHCHGVVAGDLDRGQFAGLLTESSSFHNSFESMLGLAVRRWCAPRLELPAHCSIDEYLDRRAQLGWREVSAKLLGSVGVGSWLLDTGLSPADTPLTKPEEFAHLAGGDTFEVLRLEAVAEQVAAKEVEVANFLEFVEAEVRAGVQAGAVGLKSVVAYRTGLELPAEPPTDVEVAAAASAWLRWGGRRLDDPILLAWLVHLGVRISAELKIPLQLHTGFGDDDVRLHRADPALLGDFLNATKSTGATVALLHTWPFHRNAGYLAHVFPHVLVDVGLAVPYVGDRAGAVLAELLELAPFRSVCFSSDGYGLPELHHLGASLWRRALGRLIDDWLADDVLTVADADAFAGNFAAGNCCRAYGLTPPA; encoded by the coding sequence GTGGTGACCGACGACCTCGTGCTCGTCGACCAGCACTGCCACGGCGTCGTCGCCGGCGACCTGGACCGCGGGCAGTTTGCTGGACTTTTGACAGAATCCTCCAGTTTTCACAACTCCTTCGAGTCGATGCTCGGGCTGGCGGTGCGTCGGTGGTGTGCGCCGCGGCTCGAGTTGCCGGCGCACTGTTCCATCGACGAGTACCTGGACCGCCGAGCCCAGTTGGGCTGGCGGGAGGTAAGTGCAAAATTGCTCGGTTCTGTCGGCGTGGGGTCGTGGCTGCTGGACACCGGCCTGTCGCCGGCCGACACGCCGCTGACCAAACCGGAGGAGTTTGCACATCTCGCCGGCGGTGACACGTTCGAGGTGCTTCGCCTGGAGGCCGTCGCCGAGCAGGTCGCGGCAAAAGAAGTCGAAGTTGCAAATTTCCTCGAGTTCGTCGAAGCCGAGGTGCGTGCCGGGGTCCAGGCCGGTGCCGTCGGACTGAAGAGCGTCGTCGCCTACCGGACCGGTCTCGAACTGCCGGCCGAGCCGCCGACCGACGTCGAGGTCGCGGCAGCCGCGAGCGCGTGGCTGCGGTGGGGCGGCCGGCGGCTGGACGACCCGATCCTGCTCGCGTGGCTGGTGCACCTCGGCGTGCGAATCAGTGCGGAATTGAAAATTCCTCTGCAGTTGCACACCGGGTTCGGCGACGACGACGTCCGGTTGCACCGCGCCGACCCGGCGTTGCTCGGTGACTTCCTGAACGCCACCAAGTCCACCGGTGCAACCGTTGCGTTGCTCCACACCTGGCCCTTCCATCGCAACGCCGGCTATCTCGCACATGTCTTCCCACATGTGCTCGTCGACGTCGGGTTGGCCGTCCCCTATGTGGGTGATCGTGCCGGCGCGGTGCTGGCCGAACTGCTGGAGCTCGCCCCGTTCCGGTCGGTCTGCTTCTCGTCCGACGGCTACGGCCTGCCCGAGCTGCACCATCTCGGCGCCTCGCTGTGGCGGCGGGCGCTCGGCCGGCTGATCGACGACTGGCTGGCCGACGACGTCCTGACCGTCGCCGACGCCGACGCTTTCGCGGGCAACTTTGCCGCGGGCAACTGTTGCCGCGCGTACGGCCTGACCCCGCCCGCGTGA
- a CDS encoding vitamin K epoxide reductase family protein — MSAGTQASESTSAYPRWLVVSTLVLSLAGLAVAIYMTISHFTDNAALVCQVNAVIDCAQVTSSPQSYVFGIPVAVLGLVYFVPMTVLTSPWAWRSELPAVRLLRLAGVGVGLLFVVYLVTVELAVIGKICEWCTGVHVITIALFALVVVGEYRSRPA; from the coding sequence ATGTCCGCAGGCACCCAGGCGTCGGAGTCGACGAGCGCCTACCCGAGGTGGCTGGTCGTCAGCACGCTGGTGCTGTCGCTGGCCGGCCTCGCCGTGGCGATCTACATGACGATCAGCCACTTCACCGACAACGCCGCCCTGGTCTGCCAGGTCAACGCCGTGATCGACTGCGCGCAGGTCACCTCCAGCCCGCAGTCGTACGTGTTCGGCATTCCGGTCGCGGTGCTCGGGCTCGTCTACTTCGTGCCGATGACCGTGCTGACCAGCCCCTGGGCCTGGCGCTCCGAGTTGCCCGCCGTCCGATTGCTGCGGCTGGCCGGCGTCGGCGTCGGGCTGCTGTTCGTGGTCTACCTGGTCACCGTCGAGCTGGCCGTCATCGGCAAGATCTGCGAGTGGTGCACCGGCGTGCACGTCATCACCATCGCGCTGTTCGCACTCGTCGTGGTGGGTGAATACCGCTCAAGGCCCGCGTAG
- a CDS encoding AAA family ATPase yields the protein MVSNQASGNISGTVVQAGYIERLTIQVDSGRYRVGNETPAAPSCFVNRDAVRRKIDERIELARAADKPALMFLYGPGGVGKTGAAAYWVEQHTAEFPDGVVYVKLADPERQVLESAGEALGAALRKLGVSEADLLATTEDRAAQLRALCRDKKVLLLLDDAANAAQLAYFRPTGRGCVLLGAGRWRPSGLSPDFFGIEVPRLDIEFAHRLVGELLAEHGRSVTAEESAVIVQAAKGFPIAIELIVSRLIGASDRQRARLLRGIADRGWDALAKNDKLLLTAHLDMAYDQLDADAAAAYRVLAAHPGRSFETELAEHMVGGDPEDVADALELLCDAHLLTVDDNGRFHFHDLAHAHARSKAGPIPSELAWRIVDWYLRYTVTFDRVLSDRPRSGPLYQVESNVEVTRTAALAWLERERVNLAGAVKLAEAAGQADLAWQLCEALWGLYHLHGHYEDWIDTHQVGLVAARRCGNVEAEMRMESQLGSAHLGLGELDKALECFRNSHGLAVAIGHRQGQESSLEWQGKIELRRVLAQEDVELRRGHAREALRCFDLAWAVADDPREFALLRLQRCRALLVLVEFAAARDEIVPAGEYFEPTAETDNKAKCGLESGRALAGLGEIDAARTAFATAERLFAEDGSESQRRIAEGLRLQLDNVQE from the coding sequence GTGGTGTCGAACCAGGCTTCGGGCAATATCTCCGGCACGGTCGTGCAGGCCGGTTACATCGAGCGGCTGACCATTCAGGTCGACAGCGGCCGGTACCGCGTCGGCAACGAGACCCCGGCCGCGCCGAGCTGCTTCGTCAACCGCGACGCGGTGCGGCGGAAGATCGACGAGCGCATTGAGCTGGCGCGTGCCGCGGACAAGCCGGCCCTGATGTTTCTGTACGGTCCCGGCGGCGTGGGCAAGACCGGCGCGGCGGCCTACTGGGTCGAGCAGCACACGGCGGAGTTCCCGGACGGCGTCGTCTATGTGAAGCTGGCCGACCCCGAGCGCCAGGTGCTCGAGTCAGCCGGCGAGGCGCTGGGCGCGGCACTGCGCAAGCTCGGCGTGTCCGAGGCCGACCTCCTGGCGACGACCGAGGACCGGGCGGCCCAGCTGCGCGCGCTCTGCCGTGACAAGAAGGTGCTGTTGCTGCTGGACGATGCGGCCAATGCCGCCCAGCTGGCGTACTTTCGGCCGACCGGTCGGGGCTGTGTGCTGCTGGGCGCTGGCCGATGGCGGCCGAGCGGGCTGTCGCCGGACTTCTTCGGCATCGAGGTTCCCCGACTCGACATCGAATTCGCGCATCGGCTGGTCGGGGAACTGCTGGCCGAGCACGGCCGGTCCGTCACGGCCGAGGAGTCGGCAGTGATCGTCCAGGCGGCCAAGGGCTTTCCGATCGCCATCGAGCTGATCGTCAGCCGGCTGATCGGCGCCTCGGACCGGCAACGCGCCCGTCTCCTGCGCGGCATTGCCGACCGTGGCTGGGACGCGCTGGCCAAGAACGACAAGCTGCTGCTGACCGCCCACCTCGACATGGCCTACGACCAGTTGGACGCCGACGCGGCCGCGGCCTACCGCGTGCTGGCCGCCCATCCGGGTCGGTCGTTCGAGACCGAGCTCGCGGAGCACATGGTGGGCGGCGATCCCGAGGACGTGGCCGACGCGCTGGAACTGTTGTGCGACGCCCATTTGCTCACGGTCGACGACAACGGGCGGTTTCACTTCCACGATCTGGCCCATGCTCACGCGCGGTCCAAGGCCGGGCCGATCCCGTCGGAGCTGGCCTGGCGGATCGTCGACTGGTACCTCAGGTACACGGTCACTTTCGACCGCGTGCTGTCGGACCGGCCGCGGAGTGGGCCGCTGTACCAGGTGGAGTCGAACGTCGAGGTGACGCGGACGGCGGCGCTGGCATGGCTGGAACGGGAGCGGGTGAACCTGGCCGGCGCGGTGAAACTGGCCGAGGCGGCGGGGCAGGCCGACCTGGCGTGGCAGCTGTGCGAGGCGCTGTGGGGGCTCTATCACCTCCACGGTCATTACGAGGACTGGATCGACACTCATCAGGTGGGGCTGGTGGCCGCGCGGCGGTGTGGGAACGTCGAGGCGGAGATGCGGATGGAGTCGCAGCTCGGGTCGGCGCACCTGGGGCTGGGCGAGCTGGACAAGGCGTTGGAGTGCTTCAGGAACTCGCACGGGCTGGCGGTGGCCATCGGGCACCGGCAGGGGCAGGAAAGTTCGCTGGAGTGGCAGGGCAAGATCGAACTCCGGCGGGTCCTCGCGCAGGAGGACGTCGAGCTTCGGCGGGGCCACGCTCGGGAAGCGTTGCGCTGCTTCGACCTTGCCTGGGCGGTCGCGGACGACCCGCGGGAGTTCGCGTTGCTGAGGTTGCAGCGTTGCCGGGCGCTGCTGGTGCTGGTGGAGTTCGCGGCGGCGCGGGACGAGATCGTGCCGGCGGGGGAGTACTTCGAGCCGACCGCGGAGACGGACAACAAGGCCAAGTGCGGGCTGGAGTCGGGCCGGGCGCTGGCCGGGCTGGGCGAGATCGACGCGGCCCGTACGGCGTTCGCCACGGCGGAGCGGTTGTTCGCCGAGGACGGGTCCGAGTCGCAGCGGAGGATCGCCGAAGGACTGCGGCTTCAGCTGGACAACGTGCAGGAGTAG
- a CDS encoding PQQ-binding-like beta-propeller repeat protein produces the protein MSRRFVAAGLAVLCAATLTAGTGSASASGDWPTWTKDLRGSRFNGSEHRITTETVGNLKLKWAFSYPTPGAPGPHSQPAVADGAVFFGGSDSYFYSVDAKSGAKRWTFALPPNDMVQDGAAVAAGRVYFGDTQGTVRALDQRTGRLLWQFRTDTTPLSVVTSSPIFFEGHIFVGTSSGQNTADQNTACCTFRGHVDSIDAATGKLSWRYYTVPPPQQVGTWPSGAARFEPSGAGVWSSPVIDQRTHTLYVGTGQNYTGHGGDFDTLLALNTASGKVRWKQQVTPDDTWRSLCNDPKSTDGYCPVPKNTQLDWDLGATPNLFTVNGRDLVGIGQKAGIYHVFDAHTGQVVWRRLLSTPMPNGGLSGIQWGTSFDGQRLYIATMMNEPGTLYALDPTTGAELWHTPNPADGCTTGGAAQYPDLCTPSLIPAVTTSPGLVYEGSADGKMRVFDSATGKVVWTYDTIRDFDGVNGLPGRGGAISGGGGAVVADGMVYVQTGYWMAPYPSDRGHVLLAFGL, from the coding sequence ATGTCACGACGGTTTGTGGCGGCCGGCTTGGCCGTGCTGTGCGCGGCGACGCTGACCGCGGGCACCGGTTCGGCCAGTGCGTCCGGGGATTGGCCGACCTGGACGAAGGACCTGCGCGGTTCGCGCTTCAACGGCAGCGAGCACCGCATCACGACCGAGACGGTCGGGAACCTGAAACTGAAGTGGGCGTTCAGCTATCCGACGCCGGGCGCGCCCGGCCCACACAGCCAGCCGGCGGTGGCCGACGGCGCAGTGTTCTTCGGCGGTTCGGACAGCTACTTCTATTCGGTGGACGCGAAGTCCGGCGCGAAGCGATGGACGTTCGCGTTGCCGCCGAACGACATGGTGCAGGACGGCGCGGCGGTGGCGGCGGGGCGCGTGTACTTCGGCGACACGCAGGGCACGGTTCGCGCGCTGGACCAGCGCACCGGGCGTCTGCTGTGGCAGTTCCGGACGGACACAACACCGCTGTCGGTGGTGACGAGTTCGCCGATCTTCTTCGAGGGCCACATTTTCGTCGGCACGTCCAGTGGGCAGAACACGGCCGACCAGAACACGGCGTGTTGCACGTTCCGCGGCCACGTCGACTCGATCGACGCCGCCACCGGCAAGCTCTCCTGGCGCTACTACACGGTTCCGCCGCCACAGCAGGTCGGCACGTGGCCCAGCGGCGCGGCGCGTTTCGAGCCATCCGGCGCGGGCGTGTGGAGCTCGCCGGTGATTGATCAGCGCACGCACACGCTGTACGTGGGCACCGGCCAGAACTACACCGGGCACGGCGGCGATTTCGACACGTTGCTGGCGTTGAACACGGCCAGCGGCAAGGTGCGCTGGAAGCAGCAGGTGACGCCGGACGACACCTGGCGGTCGCTGTGCAACGACCCGAAGTCGACCGACGGCTACTGCCCGGTGCCGAAGAACACCCAGCTGGACTGGGATCTGGGCGCCACACCGAATCTGTTCACCGTCAACGGTCGGGACCTGGTCGGCATCGGCCAGAAGGCCGGGATCTACCACGTGTTCGACGCGCACACCGGCCAGGTCGTGTGGCGGCGGCTGCTGTCCACGCCGATGCCCAACGGCGGGCTGTCCGGCATCCAGTGGGGCACCAGCTTCGACGGCCAACGCCTCTACATAGCCACGATGATGAACGAGCCCGGCACGCTCTACGCCCTCGATCCCACCACCGGGGCGGAGCTCTGGCACACCCCGAACCCGGCGGACGGCTGCACCACCGGCGGAGCGGCGCAGTACCCGGATCTGTGCACGCCGTCGCTCATTCCGGCCGTGACGACGTCGCCCGGGCTGGTGTACGAGGGCAGCGCCGACGGCAAGATGCGGGTGTTCGACAGCGCGACCGGCAAGGTGGTGTGGACGTACGACACGATCCGGGATTTCGACGGCGTGAATGGTCTGCCCGGTCGGGGCGGCGCGATCTCCGGTGGCGGCGGCGCGGTCGTCGCCGACGGCATGGTGTACGTGCAGACCGGGTACTGGATGGCGCCGTACCCGAGTGATCGCGGCCACGTGCTGCTCGCGTTCGGACTGTAG
- the trpS gene encoding tryptophan--tRNA ligase, protein MTDAAAQAKPRVLSGITATGNLTIGNYIGALSVWAEEQDSYDNFFFIADLHALTIPEAIKADDLRRRIREIVALYLACGLDPAKSVLFLQSRVPAHATLGWIFDCVTPVSWLERMTQYKSKSQGANPSAGLFTYPALMAADILLYQAQFVPVGDDQRQHVELTRDIANRFNSMFGQCFRVPDALIRKSGARIMGLDDPTAKMSKSKAETTEGHAIGLLDDPKKIRKAIMRAVTDAGSAVDRENLSPGVDNLLVLHEALSGATREATLDRFDGNGYGTLKKDLAELVLDKITPIQSRFAEIHSETGYLDQVLADGAEKAAAVADATLNRAMALVGLR, encoded by the coding sequence ATGACGGACGCCGCAGCGCAGGCGAAGCCAAGGGTGCTGTCCGGTATTACCGCGACCGGCAACCTGACGATCGGCAACTACATCGGTGCGCTCAGCGTCTGGGCCGAGGAGCAGGACTCCTACGACAACTTCTTCTTCATCGCCGACCTGCACGCCCTCACCATTCCCGAGGCGATCAAGGCCGACGACCTGCGCCGCCGCATCCGCGAGATCGTCGCCCTCTACCTGGCCTGCGGCCTCGACCCGGCCAAGTCCGTGCTGTTCCTGCAGTCCAGGGTGCCGGCGCACGCCACACTCGGCTGGATCTTCGACTGCGTCACCCCGGTCAGCTGGCTCGAGCGCATGACCCAGTACAAGTCCAAGTCGCAGGGCGCGAACCCCAGCGCCGGCCTGTTCACCTATCCGGCGCTCATGGCCGCGGACATTCTTCTCTATCAGGCGCAATTCGTTCCCGTCGGTGACGACCAGCGCCAGCACGTCGAACTCACCCGGGACATCGCCAACCGGTTCAATTCGATGTTCGGCCAGTGCTTCCGCGTGCCGGACGCGCTCATCCGCAAGAGCGGCGCCCGCATCATGGGCCTCGACGACCCCACCGCCAAGATGAGCAAGAGCAAGGCCGAGACCACCGAGGGCCACGCCATCGGCCTGCTCGACGACCCCAAGAAGATCCGCAAGGCCATCATGCGGGCCGTCACCGACGCCGGCAGCGCCGTCGACCGCGAGAACCTCTCGCCCGGCGTCGACAACTTGCTGGTGCTGCACGAAGCCCTGTCCGGGGCCACCCGCGAAGCCACCCTCGACCGCTTCGACGGCAACGGCTACGGCACCCTCAAGAAGGACCTCGCCGAACTCGTCCTCGACAAGATCACGCCCATCCAGTCGCGGTTCGCCGAGATCCACAGCGAAACCGGCTACCTCGACCAGGTACTCGCCGACGGCGCCGAGAAAGCCGCCGCCGTCGCCGACGCCACCCTCAACCGGGCCATGGCACTCGTCGGCCTGCGCTGA
- a CDS encoding PP2C family protein-serine/threonine phosphatase — MSTAHDLTHGRRAASATRRGVRDHNMDAAALFQASTGVAVAAIVDGIGNDPDGAETMRLLAESAVRIGATKGALAGVLAAAALLEDPGTRRHIPDGVIVLALAVPGHPTHLAWVGDSHAYSWDGSHLHRRTDPHTMGAYLRGNGVADLAPLHDSWVRVTLSSATVTNVAVSSAPTDELLILVSDGLDNVPHDELEALVREHHDNPETLADAIIAAARETEDGYRDDATAIVLTTR, encoded by the coding sequence TTGAGCACAGCGCACGACCTCACCCACGGCCGGCGCGCGGCCAGCGCCACCCGCCGCGGCGTCCGTGACCACAACATGGACGCCGCCGCCCTCTTCCAGGCATCCACCGGCGTCGCCGTCGCCGCCATCGTCGACGGCATCGGCAACGACCCCGACGGCGCCGAAACCATGCGGCTGTTAGCCGAAAGCGCCGTACGCATCGGCGCCACCAAAGGCGCACTCGCCGGCGTGCTCGCCGCCGCCGCACTCCTCGAAGACCCCGGCACCCGACGCCACATCCCCGACGGCGTCATCGTGCTCGCCCTCGCCGTGCCCGGACACCCCACCCACCTCGCCTGGGTCGGCGACTCCCACGCCTACAGCTGGGACGGCAGCCACCTCCACCGGCGCACCGACCCCCACACCATGGGCGCCTACCTCCGCGGCAACGGCGTCGCCGACCTCGCACCCCTGCACGACAGCTGGGTCCGCGTCACCCTCTCCAGCGCCACCGTCACCAACGTCGCCGTCTCCTCCGCGCCCACCGACGAACTCCTCATCCTCGTCAGCGACGGACTCGACAACGTCCCCCACGACGAACTCGAAGCACTCGTCCGGGAACACCACGACAACCCCGAGACACTCGCCGACGCCATCATCGCCGCCGCCCGCGAAACCGAAGACGGCTACCGCGACGACGCCACCGCCATCGTCCTCACCACCCGATAA